Proteins from a single region of Gossypium arboreum isolate Shixiya-1 chromosome 1, ASM2569848v2, whole genome shotgun sequence:
- the LOC108480409 gene encoding LOW QUALITY PROTEIN: non-specific phospholipase C1 (The sequence of the model RefSeq protein was modified relative to this genomic sequence to represent the inferred CDS: inserted 4 bases in 3 codons; substituted 1 base at 1 genomic stop codon), with translation MSSGRRVPFTLVLFFCLFVSSHSLTSNYNFRKKHKIKGPIKTLVVLVMENRSFDHLLGWLKSTRPDIDGLSGTESNPVNVTDPNSPFISVSDDALFVDSDPSHFFQAIREQIFGSNNSSADSAPMNGFAQQAESMGEGMGRTVMSRFKPSRLPVYTKLANEFGVFDRWFASVPASTLPNRFYVHSATSFGATSNFRKDLIYGFPQKTXFDSLDENGLSFGIYYQNIPTTLFFKSLRKLKFLTKFHNYALKFRLHARLGKLPNYVVVEQRYFDVKEFPANDDHPSHXVARGQRFVKEVYEIPRSSPQWKEMALLIRXRGFYDHVPTPVSGVPNPEGIVGPDPFYFKFNRLGVRVPTLLVSPWIDKATVIHEPTGPTPSSXFEHSSIPATVKKLFNLNSNFLTQRDAWAATFENYFKLRTTPRTDCPETLPEVTTSLRPWGPKEDTSLSEFQVELVQLASQLNGDYVLNTYPYTGKSMRVGEANRYVEDAVKRFLEAGKAAIRADANESEIVTMRPSLTSRIEDQSQHVEAY, from the exons ATGAGTTCCGGCAGGCGAGTACCCTTCACCCTTGTTCTCTTCTTTTGCCTTTTCGTTTCATCTCACTCTCTTACTTCTAACTATAATTTCCGAAAGAAACACAAAATCAAAGGGCCCATTAAAACTTTAGTCGTCCTCGTGATGGAAAACCGTTCTTTTGACCATCTTTTGGGTTGGCTCAAATCGACCAGACCCGACATAGACGGTCTATCCGGCACAGAGTCAAACCCAGTCAACGTCACCGACCCCAACTCCCCCTTTATCTCTGTCTCCGACGATGCTCTCTTCGTCGATTCTGACCCAAGCCACTTTTTTCAAGCGATCAGAGAACAGATATTTGGGTCGAACAACAGCTCTGCTGACTCGGCTCCAATGAACGGCTTCGCCCAACAAGCGGAGAGCATGGGTGAAGGAATGGGAAGAACCGTGATGAGCAGATTTAAACCGAGTCGGTTACCGGTTTACACGAAGTTAGCGAACGAGTTCGGCGTTTTCGACCGGTGGTTCGCTTCGGTTCCGGCTTCGACTCTACCGAACAGGTTTTACGTTCATTCAGCAACGTCGTTTGGGGCGACGAGTAATTTTAGGAAAGACCTCATCTATGGATTCCCCCAAAAGA TTTTCGATTCGTTGGACGAAAATGGCCTCAGCTTCGGCATTTATTACCAAAACATCCCGACCACCCTTTTCTTCAAAAGTCTAAGGAAATTAAAGTTCTTGACCAAATTCCACAACTACGCTTTGAAGTTCCGGCTCCACGCGCGGCTTGGGAAGCTGCCGAACTACGTGGTGGTGGAGCAGCGTTACTTCGACGTGAAGGAGTTTCCGGCGAACGACGACCACCCGTCGC GAGTGGCGCGTGGGCAGAGGTTCGTGAAGGAGGTGTACGAGATACCGAGAAGTAGCCCGCAGTGGAAAGAGATGGCGCTTCTGATCAG TAGAGGGTTTTATGATCACGTGCCGACACCTGTCTCGGGTGTTCCTAACCCGGAAGGAATAGTTGGACCCGACCCGTTTTATTTCAAGTTCAATAGGCTTGGTGTTAGGGTCCCCACTCTCTTGGTCTCTCCCTGGATCGATAAGGCAACTG TGATCCACGAGCCAACTGGGCCAACACCGTCTTCCTAATTTGAGCATTCTTCCATCCCTGCAACTGTGAAGAAGCTCTTCAACCTGAATTCAAATTTCCTGACACAGAGGGATGCCTGGGCTGCtacatttgaaaattattttaagcTACGTACTACTCCACGAACTGACTGTCCTG AAACTCTTCCAGAGGTGACGACTTCATTGAGGCCATGGGGGCCAAAAGAAGATACTAGCCTCTCAGAATTCCAAGTTGAGCTGGTTCAGCTTGCATCACAGCTCAATGGTGATTACGTCCTCAATACTTACCCTTATACTGGGAAAAGCATGCGAGTAGGTGAAGCCAACCGATACGTAGAGGATGCAGTCAAGAGGTTCCTGGAAGCTGGAAAGGCTGCTATAAGAGCCGACGCTAATGAATCTGAAATTGTAACGATGAGGCCTTCTCTTACCAGTCGAATCGAGGATCAGAGTCAACATGTGGAAGCCTATTAG
- the LOC108482514 gene encoding UDP-glycosyltransferase 71K1-like, giving the protein MKKVELIFVPMPEIGHLVSIVEFAKLLIDHNDRIRVTILSMKWFPDAALDAYTKSLTALPPDGIQLIDLPRVDPPSLAPWKSAESVIDAFIKCYIPPVRNAVRDIVSMKCSSDETRIAGLVLDLFCSPMVDVATDFDLPSYIFITSNAAFVGLMFYLPTRHSLNRSEFQSSDPEHVIPGLVNPVPTYVLPLAVFSKDEGYAAYVKVAERFKDAKGIIINTFEEVEHYALNCFSNGQNPPVYPVGPVINFNALSYSDSDDKVMKWLDDQPQSSVVFLCFGSMGSFKAPQVKETALGLEQSGFRFLWSLRVQPPQNDASKMLPEGFLERVQGRGMICSWAPQLKVLAHKAIGGFISHCGWNSILGSLWFGVPIVTWPLYAEQQVNAYKMVKELGLAVEMRLNYRKDSDEVVMADEIEKAVGMVMDGRSEMRKKVKEMGEMARKSVMEGGTSVNSIGKLIEDMIGNN; this is encoded by the coding sequence ATGAAGAAAGTAGAGCTCATATTCGTTCCAATGCCAGAAATTGGCCACTTGGTCTCAATTGTTGAATTCGCAAAGCTCCTGATCGATCACAATGATCGGATTCGGGTTACTATTCTTTCCATGAAGTGGTTTCCAGATGCTGCTTTAGATGCGTACACCAAATCCCTCACTGCTTTGCCACCTGATGGAATCCAACTCATTGACCTCCCTCGGGTGGATCCTCCCTCCTTAGCTCCTTGGAAGTCAGCCGAAAGCGTCATAGATGCATTCATCAAGTGCTACATCCCTCCTGTTAGAAACGCTGTCAGAGACATTGTTTCAATGAAATGTAGCTCGGATGAAACCAGAATTGCGGGATTAGTTCTTGATCTCTTTTGTTCACCCATGGTTGATGTTGCAACTGACTTTGATCTTCCTTCTTATATATTCATCACCTCAAATGCAGCCTTCGTGGGTCTCATGTTTTATCTACCAACTCGACATAGCTTGAACAGGTCCGAATTCCAAAGCTCAGATCCTGAACATGTGATCCCAGGCCTTGTCAATCCTGTCCCTACATATGTTCTTCCATTGGCTGTATTTAGCAAGGATGAAGGTTACGCTGCATATGTCAAAGTTGCTGAAAGGTTCAAGGATGCCAAAGGTATAATAATTAATACATTTGAAGAAGTTGAGCATTATGCTCTAAACTGTTTCTCCAACGGCCAAAACCCTCCAGTTTATCCAGTTGGACCAGTGATTAACTTCAATGCTCTGAGTTACTCAGACTCGGATGATAAGGTCATGAAATGGCTCGATGATCAGCCTCAATCATCAGTGGTGTTCCTTTGCTTCGGAAGCATGGGAAGCTTTAAAGCACCCCAAGTGAAAGAAACAGCACTGGGGCTGGAGCAAAGTGGGTTCAGGTTCTTATGGTCCTTGCGTGTGCAACCACCGCAAAATGATGCTTCAAAAATGTTACCGGAAGGGTTCCTGGAAAGGGTCCAAGGGAGAGGGATGATATGCAGTTGGGCGCCACAGTTGAAGGTTCTTGCTCACAAAGCAATAGGAGGGTTTATATCTCATTGCGGTTGGAACTCAATCCTGGGAAGCTTGTGGTTCGGTGTACCAATTGTAACATGGCCTCTGTATGCTGAACAACAGGTCAATGCATACAAGATGGTGAAGGAATTAGGATTAGCAGTGGAGATGAGGTTGAACTATAGGAAAGATAGTGATGAAGTGGTGATGGCAGATGAGATAGAGAAAGCTGTGGGGATGGTAATGGATGGTAGAAGTGAAATGAGAAAGAAAGTGAAGGAAATGGGTGAGATGGCAAGGAAGAGTGTTATGGAAGGTGGAACTTCAGTCAATTCTATTGGAAAACTGATAGAGGACATGATAGGCAACAACTGA